The genomic window CTAAATAGCAGTTAGAAATAGAAGCAATCAGAATGTCTGGACCATACTCCCTCCAGTCTGTCTACCAGACCCCCATGACTGTCTCAGACTCTGCACCCTCTCCTTTGATGGAGGGTACACTATCCCTGCCCTCTTTCAGCCCCTCTGTCCATTTGTATACCAGCTCTCATCTCCTCTCATCTGCTGCACTGGCTGGCTCCAGCATTTCTCTTCTCTGCCTTCTGCATCAGTGCGTTTCCCTCTCTACCAGAGCATGGGTTTCAGCTTAAAAATGTGTAGTGTCTCTCATCTTTTTAAAACCCATTCTTGGTCCTGCATTTACCTCTAGCTATCATCCTATTGCTCTTGTTCCCCTTTACAGCAGAGCTCCTCAAGTTTTCTACCCTTGCTATCTCAAATTTCTCTTTCCACTCTCTCTTAAACCCACTTCAATCAGGCATTCACCCCACTGCTTAACAAAGCTGCTCTTGTTAAAATGACCAGTGACCTTCATGCCACCAATCCAGTGAGAAGTTCTCAGTCTTCATCTCTTTGATCCATCATTACCATTTGGCACAGTTTAACCACTCCTTCCTTGAAATGCTTTCTTCAATTGACCTTCTAGTACTTCCTTGCAGTTGACTTCTAGTACTTCCTTGCTGTTAGTTCTCCTTTTACCTTACTGGATTGTTTCTGCCTCCTTTGCTGATTCCCCTTAATCcctccagttcttttttttttttttttttttttttcagatagtatcttgctgtgtcacccaagctggagtgcagcagtgtgatcataactcactgcatcctcaaacttctgggatcaagagattctcccacctcagcctccccagtagctgggaccacaggcacatgccaagatgcctggctagtttttaaaaattttttgtaaatagacatggagtctcgctatgttgcccaggctggtctcaaacctcctggcaagtgattctcccgccttggttGCCCAaagaattacaggcgtaagcttcGACACCTAGCCTCCTCTCCCCAGTTCTAAATGTTGGAATGCCCCCTTGCTCAGCCTCCAGGCTGCTCCTCCATCCACACTTCCAAGTATTTCATCCATTCTAGTGGCTTTAATTGCCATCTGTATGCTGATGAGTCCCACATTTATACACCTTCAGCTTAGACCTCTCCACTTCAGACTCACGTATCTAAGTTACTACTAGGTATCTCCACTTGGCTGTCTTAATGTTGATTCAGACTTAATAAATTCAAAACTTGATGcttctttttggagacagcatctcactctgtcacccaggctggagtacagtggcgcaaacacagcccactgcagccttgaactcccagggtcaagtgatcttctcaccttagccccctgagtagctaggactgcaggtgcgtaccactgtgcctggctgatgtttttaattttttttttttttttaagagatggggtcttgctttgttgcccaggcaggtctcaaacacctgggctcaaacaatatcctcccaccccggccttccaaaatgctggtattaacaggcatgagtcaccatgcctgtcCAAAACTTGATTCTTGATTCCTGTGTTTCCTCACTATAAAACTTGATCTTCCAGAAGTCTTCTCTCTCACCATATGGCATTTCCATCCCTCCTTTTGTTTGGGGCAAAATTCTTTGTCATCGTCaagtctcctccctccctccctccctccctccttccctccctccctcttccacatTCAGTCAGATTCTGCAGCTCTGCTTTCGCAATCTATCTAAAACCTGGTTATTTATTGCCACCTTTACTGGTACCACACTGgttcaagccaccatcatctcctgCCCCAATTGAGTTATCCCAGCATAGAGTCTCTTCTAAAACACAAGGCAGGCTGTGTCATTCCTTGGCTTAAAAACCTCTAGTTACATTTTACACAAAAGCCAAAGTTCTTAAAATGGTCTCCAGGGCCTTCCTAGAGGTTACCTCTCTAGGTTCATTTCCTACCATTCTCCCTCTTCTGCAATCTCCTTTagtcacactggcctccttgctgtagCTCAGAAATTGCAAGCATGTGCTTTACCTCAAAGCCATTGCACCTGTGGTTGCCTCTGCCTGGAGTGCTTCCCCTCAGATACCCACATGCCTGCTCTTTCAAGTCCACTGGGTCCCAGCCAGTGAGGCCATCCTGCACTGCCTCATATGTGTCCTGTCCATCTCAGTCTGCCTTGTTCTCCATAGCACTGGTCACTCTTCAGCTATGACTAGAGCAAGCTCCATCAGGGCAGAAGAATTTGCTGGTCATTGCTACATGCCCAGCACCTTAGTCATGTTTGGGCCATGTGAAATGCTCAATAATTTGTAGAATGAACAAGTAGTTTTACAAACATACTGTCAGCTCAGACTTGAGTTGTACACTGACGTGCTCCTGCACCCAGTTCATATGCTGTGGCGCTTGTGAGAGTGGCTGTTAATTCACAATCTCAGACTATTTATCACGGAAGCTAAGAGGAATAGGGGCACCAACAACCTGTCTGACTCAGGTTGTTGGGTCCTGGAATTGGTggtgtgaggaggaggaggctacTGCATGGCTTACTGGGTTCCCCGTCCTGACAGAGTAAATTGAAGTGTTCTCAGGGATGTTAGGATAAGGTGGCTCAGCTGAGCTGACTTATCAGAGTGTGCATGCCTGATTGCTTAATTTGTGCTTCATTGGACTTCCATAGGTGAAACTGGTGCAGCATACCTATTCCTGCCTGTTTGGAACATTCCTGTGCAACAACGCCAAGGAGAGAGGGGAAAAGCATACTCAGGAACGGACATGTTCCGTGTGGTCACTTCTTCGGGCAGGCAACAAGGCTTTCAAAAACCTACTGTATTCCTCTCAGTCAGAAGCCGTATGTATCCTTCAGCCTTTCCACTGTGGTCAGCAGAAGGAATTTGGGGTTGGTTACATATGAGAGCCTTTTTGAGTAGTGACTGTTTTTGTGAAGACATCTCTACTGTCTCTGGATGGACTGGTTCCATTTTTCCCCCATGATTCTGTCCTGAGGAAGGCCTGCTTCTGATGGTGCTCTGATCTGTTTCTGATGACTACTTGCTGAGGGTGGTTTGGTTTAACACAGATCTCTACTTTGCCACCCTAGACATGAATCTTTTTTGGCACTGCCTCCAGAGCTTATTTCTAGCATATTCTGTCTTACGGGAGAGGCACTTAAGTTGCTTCCTGATGCACTGATAGCTCAGAATGAGCTGCCACCAGGCCCCCAGCACCCTCCCAGTGTCAATAAGCAATGATACCCACCAAAGCTTCTGTCTCAGAACAGTAAACTGTGTTTGACATTGGTATGTGTGTCTGTCTGATTCTCTGCTCACATGAAGAGCTGGCAGGCCCTTTAAGACTTTGTTCCCCGAAGGAATGAATACCTTCTGTTAAGCAGAGAAAAGGAGGCACATAGACCTATGTGTCAGTTTCATAGTAATACTAGCTTTGTCAGAATGCATCTTAGACCCTAAAGAAGTCAAAAGGAGGCTAATCAGAGTTCATACTGATTTCCTGGACTATTAATATGGTTCTCATTACATTTAAGTAATCACAGAAAAGATTTAAGCTGACTGCTTGTCTCTCCCCTTCAGTGTGCCTTCTGGGGAAGTAACAATACAGCAggaaaatttccttcttttcacatGATTAATTTAAATGATCCCATAAAATGGGTTTGACAGTGTTTCTTGAAGCCAAGCTTTTGTGCCAGCAGGATGGACAATCACCATCTAACAGAATGACTCACTTTCTTAGGCAGTAAAAGCAACAAATCAAGCTGATGAAAGTCAGACATTGAAGGTGACCTAAGAAATAACTATAATGAGAAAGggatctaaaaaatattttatattttcatgctcTCAAGTGGCTCTTAGGTGAAAAATGTTGGCTATATAAAATGTCTAGTCCTGTATTGGTCCTCTTGGGATAGACCTGTATCCATTGGTGCTGCTTCTTTGTGGAGATCCTGTCAGCCCTGTTGGGTATTCCAGCTGGGTGCTTGCTCTTGATCCTCATTTCCAGACATCCTAGAAGACTTATTGGGGCATATTTAAACCTGTGTCCTCCCCCCTCCTCAGGTGCTGTACCCTGTGTGCCATGTGCGTAACCTGATGCTGTGGAGTGCAGTGTACCTGCCCTGCCCATCCCCAACCACCCCTGTGGACGACAGCTGTGCACCATACCCAGCCCCAGGCACCAGCCCTGATGATCCCCCCCTGAGCCGGTGAGCCCAGGGTGATGCCACAGGCCTGACAGCCTGTGTGGGTGTATTCCTGTGTTGGGACGTGTGCAGGGATGGTCAGAGATCATGATGGTATCTGGCTCCACAGTATCTTTCTTAGGTCTCTGCAGTTTTTTCAGGGAAGTTATAGGGATTTCTGAGCTACGAGGCTGTAAGATCCTTGTTTCTGGGAGTGAGTTAGGCCCTGTTGCTTCATGTTGTTTTGCATACACTGAGCCGCTCCTCAGTGATAGAGCAAATCCTCCAGTTTTTCTGTGACCCCCTGGTTTGTGTTTTCCCCAGTGCTCTGTGCTCCTGCCTATTTGCCATGATTTGTCTTCTGAGGCTTAAAAGGCAGATGCTGTCAGATGACAGAAAATTTTGCTTtggggccaggcttggtggctcatgcctgtaatcccagcactttgggaggccaaggtgggaggatcgcttgagcccaggagttccagaccagcctgggcaatgtgttgaaactctgtttctacccaaaatgcaaaaactaaccaagcgtggtggcacatacctgtagtcccagctacttgggaggttgaggcaggaggatcacttgagcctggaaggtggaggttgcagtgatccaagatccattgcactccagcctggatgacagggcaagacctgtctcaggaaaaaaaaaaaagaaaagaaaatttggcttTGTCACTTGAGAATTAGCTTTATTAAATTCAGACTGATAGataatacattaatttaaaatactgtaatatCAAGAAACACCAGTGCTACTTTGCCATCCACTGAGAAACACAGCAGCATCATGAAGAACGTCTTTTGGAAATAGCatttgcaggccgggcgcggtggctgacgcctgtaatcccagcactttgggaggccaaggtgggcggatcacctgaggtcaggagttcaagaccagcctgaacaaaatggtgaaacacccatctctactaaaaatacaaaaaaactagccgggcgtggtggcacacacctataatcccagctactcaggaggctgaggcaggatcgcttgaacctgggaggcggaggttgcagtgagctgagatccgccactgcactccagcctgggcgacagagtgagactccgtctcaaaaaaaaaaaaaaaagaaaatagcacttGCTGTTAGCTCATTTGTATGTATGgggcatggggttgggggagtttGAAAGGAAATCTGCACACTAGGAGGACTTGTTCCGGAGCTTTGCTGCTCCAGCAGTCTGGGCCTCGCTCCAGAGATGCTACAGCTCCATGAGTAGCCATAATGGACCCAGTTATGAAACAACTGCTTGTTAAAACCTATTGTCTCCTACTTCCTCCAAACAGTTTCCAAGATTTTCATTTCCCCCAAATTCCTTTCCTTTAGGCTACCAAAGACTAGATCATACGACAATCTGACCACAGCCTGTGACAACACAGTGCCTCTGGCCAGCCGGCGCTGCAGCGACCCCAGCCTGAACGAGAAGTGGCAGGAGCACCGGCGCTCACTAGAGCTGAGCAGCCTGGCTGGCCCTGGAGAGGATCCCCTTTCTGCCGACAGCCTAGGGAAGCCCACCAGAGTGCCGGGGGGTGCCGAGCTTTCTGTTGCAGCCGGAGTAGCTGAGGGGCAGATGGAGAACATCTTGCAGGAGGCCACCAAAGAGGAGAGTGGAGTAGAGGAACCTGCCCACAGGGCAGGCATTGAGATACAGGAGGGTAAAGAGGACCCTCTCTTAGAAAaggagagcaggaggaagacaccTGAGGCCTCAGCCATTGGACTTCACCAAGACCCAGAACTGGGTGATGCTGCTCTGAGGAGCCATCTGGATATGAGCTGGCCTCTGTTCTCACAGGGCATTTCTGAACAGCAGAGTGGGCTCAGTGTTCTCCTCAGTTCTCTCCAGGTCCCCCCCAGGGGAGAGGATTCCCTGGAGGTCCCTGTGGAGCAGTTTCGAATAGAAGAGATTGCAGAGGGTAGGGAGGAAGCAGTTCTTCCAATCCCAGTAGATGCAAAAGTTGGCTATGGTACCTCACAGTCATGTTCTCTGCTACCTTCCCAAGTCCCTTTTGAGACCAGAGGACCAAACGTGGACAGTTCTACAGACATGTTAGTGGAAGATAAGGTGAAGTCAGTAAGTGGGCCCCAAGGTCATCATAGATCTTGCCTTGTAAATAGTGGCAAGGACAGGCTTCCTCAGACCATGGAACCCAGCCCTTCAGAGACAAGCCTGGTCGAGAGGCCCCAAGTGGGGTCTGTGGTGCATAGGACTTCCCTTGGCAGCACTCTCAGCCTGACACGTTCCCCTTGTGCCTTGCCTTTAGCCGAATGTAAAGAGGGGCTTGTGTGCAATGGTGCCCCAGAGACTGAAAACAGGGCCTCAGAGCAGCCCCCAGGTCTTAGCACCCTCCAGATGTACCCCACACCCAATGGGCATTGCGCCAATGGGGAGGCTGGTAGGAGCAAGGACTCACTGAGCCGTCAGCTGTCTGCTATGAGCTGCAGCTCTGCCCACTTACACTCAAGGAACTTGCACCACAAGTGGCTGCATAGCCACTCAGGAAGGCCATCTGCAACCAGCAGCCCCGACCAGCCTTCCCGCAGCCACCTGGACGATGATGGCATGTCAGTGTACACAGACACGATCCAACAGCGCCTGCGTCAGATTGAGTCAGGCCACCAGCAGGAAGTAGAAACTTTGAAGAAACAAGTCCAGGAGCTGAAGAGTCGCCTGGAGAGCCAGTACCTGACCAGCTCCCTACACTTTAATGGAGACTTTGGGGATGAGGTGGTGAGTAGGCTGTGGTATTCCTCCATAGCTGCCCAAGGAGACGGCATGCTGAGGCTGGGTGCCCTTTGTGCCCAGTGCATGGTGATTGGTACAGGTTGTTAAAGGATTGGAAAGGTCCAGAGTAGCCCTGTTAAGAGAGGCTGGAGATGAGCCTCCACGACAGCGATGGCAGCCTGCCTGTTTTCTGCTTCGCTTACTTTCTGCAGATGTCCTGTTGAGGCCGTTGGAGAGGAAGAGACTTAGCATGCACTGCATGGTTGATCAGATCTCTCAGACACAGGATCATAAGTCTTCAGAAGGGCTTGAACCCATGGGCAGAATGACATCTGTAGGGCAATGCCAAGTTATTCCTGTCAGATTTTAGTGCCTGTTCTGCCTTAGTAACTACAAAGTATTAGTCCTTCCAGACGTGGGCTATGGCTTTGAAGGTTCagttctttttaaacaaatatttatacccATCCTGTGGCAGATGCTGCCAGTAGAAATGGAGAGAAGGGACTGGTTTCTAGCACTGTTGAGGAGTTAGCTCTGATGGGGGTTTGTGGCTGGAAATGGGGGTTCCAGAGGGGGAGGTTCTCAAGGAGGTGCTTTCCTCTCTGGGTGGACTTGACTCAGGCAGCTCAAGTACAAGTGTGAGCCTGGCTCTCAAGTGGTCAGCGTACATTAAAGGCGGGCACATCCAGTGACTTTCAGTTCAGAGTGACTTGGCTTTTCCTTCATGCTAATGATAGTTTCTCATGTTCCCAGAGAGTCCTTCTAAGAAAAGGAGGGCATCCCGAAAGCACTCAGCTTTAACTTAGTGGCAGGCAGGGTTGGATTGACAGGCCCACTGGAGCAGCTGACATACAGAATTCTCATTCCATTTTGGTCACTTCCCTCTCACTCACTTTCTGGAACCCTGAGGGCCTGTTTTTCTACTCCAGAGTCACTGCACACAACCTGTGTATCCCtctcccagctgagcccaggccCACACTGCACTTCTTCACCCCAGTTCTTGATGGCTGATGCATCTGCAGATTCGGCAGTCCTAGCACTCGGCCCCACCCAGAGTCCTCAGTTCTCCCTTCTTCACCAggccttttcttcttttgggaGGAGACCAGGTTCATTCTGTTCAGCTGTGTTTGTTTGCCAACAGACTTCAATCCCCGACTCGGAAAGCAATCTGGATCAGAACTGTTTGTCTCGCTGCAGCACAGAGATTTTCTCTGAAGCCAGCTGGGAGCAGGTGGATAAACAGGACACAGAGGTACAGGCTCAGCCCCTGCTCTGAGTGCCATCAATTTAACTGTTTTGTGGTTCTTCTCCACCCCCATTCCCACCCCATACCCCTGGCCAAGGAAGCACCTCCCAGCACAGCTAGCCCTGAGCCTCTGGCACCTTAGCTCCTGGGAACCCACATGAAGCCTAGGATTTCTGAGCCAGGGAGACTCAGCAAGCTGGCCCTCCCTCTTCATTGCCTCTATGAACTGGAGCCTTGCCAGCTCTCACAGTGACCCAGGGTGCTGCTGCCTGCTACTTTATCTCAGGGGAGATTGGAGTCCCCTCCAGGGAAACGATTTGGACGCCTTTCTTGTACTGTTGACATCAGATCTGCTGGGCTGGTGCCACTGGAGCTGATGTGGTCCTTGTGACTCTTGCTGCCCCCAGCATGGCTCTGCTGGCTCCAGCTGGATGGCCCATCTCCTGTCAGTAACCTGGTCCCATCTGTTTTGCAGATGACCCGTTGGCTTCCTGACCACCTGGCCGCCCACTGCTATGCGTGCGACAGTGCCTTCTGGCTTGCCAGCAGGAAGCACCACTGCAGGTACCATTGAGGGGCTGTGGTAGGGTGGGCTGTGTGTGGAGGTTGAGGGTCGGCCCACAGAGCCTGCAGAGTAGAGGGTTGTGGGTATCTCAGTGTTCTGTCTGAGGCAGAGCCATGGTCTCATCTTCCTGTGCCTCTGAAATTGGTGTTTGCAAAACTGCATTTGGCATCTTTGTTCAAATTCAGAGTAATCACTGTTAAATTCTGAAATGTGCAAATGGTAGCATTTTGTTGTTTCCCAGATTGGTGAAACAACAGCCACCACTGAAACCACCATTTCTTATTCTCAGCATAACATTTCTTCCCATTCAACATGGCTACTATGAGCAAAACCAGTTTTCCTGCGATGGGGAGGGAACTATTTTCCTATTCCTTTCCTGCTCCCTGACCCCACACTTGTTTTCCCTTGTGCCATTGGTGAGCAGCTGTAGCTTGGGAAGTAGTAGAGACAGCTGAGGACAGTCTTCCAATCATTAAGGTTCCtgacttctttttccttctgggtTAGGGTAGTGAGTTTACTAGGGACCCTTTGCCCCAGCTAGGGTGTTGACTGTCTGGTGGATGTTCAGTGTTCTTAGAAGAGGAAGTTTATCTGAATCATGCCATAGCTCACCCACACGAGTGGGTGGATTGAAAATGGAACAGTCTCTTTGCCTAGTAATGATGCTTCTAGGACATGTATCTCCCCACCCTGCACCCCAAGCCCAGATATCTTTGGTTGGCTTCTCTTCTGAGCTCTTTCTCCCCTCCTTGCAGGGACACTGACCGTGTTGATCAAACGTGGTGAGCATTTGCAACAACCTGCCTGTGATGTCTGCACATCTACAATAACTTCTCCACACTAACTCTTATCATTTCCCCCTCTCTGCACTTACTAGGGTGAAGCCTGGGGCCTTGGGTGCACAGGCAGATAGGTGGGCTTGAGGGGATTCAAAGCAGCTGAGGAGAGGCCATCGAGGGTGGGTCAGGCTGCAGCCATGTGCTCCCCTCCTGATCACAGAGGTCAGCCAGGCCGTCTTGCTTGTGACGAGAAGTAGTGCTTCTTGTCTTCTGGTCTTGTAGGGGAACCAGTTGGGTTTTCAGAGCTATTTATTTTGGGTCAGTGATTCATTGAGATGCCAGAATAATGCTAGTAATTTCCAGGTCAAACAGCATCActgcttcttttttcccttttttttttttttttaagagaccagGACTGAACAGAGGTGATCTTTCCAGAGAATTGTTTTAGCTTGGAAGACTTCAAGGAAAGATTCCACTTAGTGTCTTTCAGGGTCCTCTGAAAGAAGTCAGATAGAAAAgcatcagccaggtgcggtggcttacgcctataatcctagcactttgggaggccgaggatggcagatcacctgaggtcaggagttcaagaccagcccgaccaacattgtgtaactccatctttactaaaaatacaaaattagctgggcatggtggtgcacgcctgtaatcccagctccttgggaggctgaggcaggagaagagaatctcttgaacctgggaggcggaggttgcagtgagccaagatcgcaccattgcactccagcctgggcaataagagcaaaactcccatctcgaaaaagtaaagaaaagaaagaaaagcatcaaATTCATGTCAGGCTTTTGAGCTGAACTCCAGCAGGAATGTTAAAGAAGTGTAGATGTTCAGAAATTTTTCTGTGTAACTACAGGTTTTTGCTGACTCACGCTTTTTAGAACTAGTTACGAAGTACAGCATTCTAGAAgatgaattttgtgtttttcttttctgtctttccattGCCCCATGTCCCACCTTTTCCTTTTGTGGTATTCTTTTGTTCCCAACTGGTCTTAGTCTTCTCTCCTCCTGTGCCTAAGTGATCCTTAATCCAGCAGTGGGTTTGCATTCCGAACAGCATAAATGAAAAGTTAGAAGGCTAAGAAGCTGCCCTCCCCCAGTCTTTGGTGGGCTGTGTCAGGCTCCTTGGAGCTTCTTGTTCTTAGGCTCATTAGGATTGATTTGTACCTCAGGGCCCAGCAAAAGTAGAGTTGTAAGGTGGGCAGAAACTCATTCTTTGCCAATTCCCTTTCCTGTTGGCTCTGATGGGCATCCATCTGGGGGTGCAGAACTGTGCTGCACAGATGCCTCAGAACCCAGCTttcaggggaggaggagagggatgcCTGGGGCCTGAGTGCATTCTGGCCTTCTGGTAGAACTCTGGTTTTCCCTGGAGATGCATGGGTCGGGGAGTGAGCCATAATTGACTGACACCTATCTAATAAgggggtgtgtgtgcacgtgtgttcaTCCTGTGTTCTTGTCCTCCCACCTCTCCTCTTTCACCCTCTGAGCATGCATCACAGGCTACTTGTCCCTGGCTTTGCATGCTGCCAGCAGAGCAGTCCAAAATGGCAGCAGTCTATCTGCCATGTTGCTGCCTTTGATCCTCTGGAGAAGTGGCCGTTGGGCAAGGCTCCTTACTCCCCAGTGAGGCTGGGTAGTTGTTTCTCTCGTTTGAGGAGCCTGGCCTCTGTGATCACAAGCTACACAGAGGGCATTGCCTAGGTGGGTGTGGCCACTGGGTTTTCCTGGATCAGGACTAACCCATTGTTAGGACCATGTATTCTTACAGATCTCTCTTGAGCAGCATTCTTTTGTATACCTGAGCAGCATTCTTTTGAGTCAGTGGTGAGGCAGCCAAGAATCCTTGGCCCCAAAGTGAAAATGACATGTGACTCTGCTAGGTAGGGACACCCTCCCTACCCAGCTTGTTCCTGGGCTAGAGAGATGAAAGGGTTTGATCTCAAGGAGCTCCAGCACATGCAAATTACACACGGCAAAGTTTGTCTTTTGAAGTTGGTTTCCCTCCGCATACCTGCTGGCCAAAACTAACATTGTTCTGTTTCTTCTCATCTCAAGGAATTGTGGGAACGTATTCTGCTCCAGTTGTTGTAACCAGAAGGTTCCAGTTCCCAGCCAGCAGCTCTTTGAACCCAGTCGAGTATGCAAGTCTTGCTATAGCAGCCTACATCCCACAAGCTCCAGCATTGACCTTGAACTGGATAAGCCCATTGCTGCCACTTCCAACTGAAGCTCAGTGACCTGGGTGGGCAGTGGCCAAGCTGCTGTTCCTATGACAGGCCCACTCAACCTGGGCAGACCGAGAGGCCCGTGCACTTTGGAATGGGAGCGTGGAACCACCTGTACAGAGTGACAGATTTGGGATGCACCACTGGATTGtagattgatttttctttcctgtccCCCTACTCCCTCCCTACCTTTTccatcctcctcctctgccttcaaAAAAGGAAACTTTCCCTTggttgtcttaattttttttttttttgatggaagaCCAAGGGTTGCCAGGCCCACTGTAACTGCCGAGCTGCCTGCTGTCACGTGACACTGAGGGATGGCTTGTTTCTTCCGGGTGGGAGGATGGTGGTCAGAGCCAGGAGTATGGAGATCTGAGACCGTGAGCAGGGAAGAAAGCCAGTGCTAACATGCAACCATTCCTCACGCCACCGCCACATCAGAGCTGGTTGGGAACCCTttgctgctggggaggctggaaGCATATTCCCCAAGAGCACTGCCCTGGGCATCATCTCCCTCCTGCGAGGAGCTGAGCCAGTCCCCTCACAGATGGATAAATGAGGCTGATGTTTGGAGGGAGAGGCACACGGTAAATGGCATCCCCTTAGGCGCCTCTTTGGGAAAGGAAAGTGGATGCTCCTTTGAGGCAGGCGAGGGGCTGGGAGTGGGTAGCCGTCATGTTGTCCCCCGTGGGATCCCATTTTTAACTTGACCCAGATTGTCTTGGGCTCCTTTTACTTTCAGGGGGCTGCTTTCCTGGGCCAGGCTGTGTAGCACTTCCCACCCTCAGGCATGAGTACAGACTGGTCAAAATGTTTATGCAGTCAAGGCCAAAGCCTGCCCTGAGCCCAGACACACCTGGGTCCCCATTCTGGGGCCTGGTCCCCTAAACAATCTCTTCCTCAGCCAGCACAGGGAAATCCAGACTCAGGGTTCCAGAAATCCCCCGTTCCCAAACCAAACCAATCATGGATCTTCCCTTTAAGGGGTAGAATCAGCCTTTAGAGTTACAAGCCCCTGGAAAAGGGAGCAGGTCCCATACAATCagcctttctcctcttctcttcttgggACAGGAATAACTGCTGAGCAGTCCCCCTTTGCCACTCCTGGCTGTCTGAGTGGGCACTTGTCTGGCTGCTGGCCAGCAGTGAAGGGCCACTTGGTGACTTCGTAGGGTTCCTTAGAGAAGTGACATGGCCTTGAGGAGATTCAGGGCACCTTTCCTCAGTGAGCTTTGATATGGTCCAAAAACAGCCTTAAATCAAGAATATTTGTGGAGGTAGGTGTGGGGAAGGTTGGAGAAGAGTTAGGTTTGTGCTTTGTAATCTTGGCATCCATGTTTTGTGCCTGCCCTCCCTCTTGGGGAGGCCATGCTTGACTCTGCTGAAAGCTGCTAACTGGTGACAGGGTGGATCATGGTGAGGACTAGGGGTAAGGTCAGGGAATGCTTAagctctggccctgccctgtATTCCTCTTCCCCTTGGTAGCAGTTCCCTGACCAAGGGCAAGGTGTGTCTCAGGAAGGTGGTTCTGTGCATGCCTGGGTGTGGTTAAGGCGTGGCCCAGAAGGCTTCCCTGGTGCTCTCAGTCCAGGCAAAGCCCAGAGCATCTGAGCACGTCTCTGACTTCCAGTGGCAACACAGTTTGAACGTGGTGAAACAGGGTGTAGTTCTTTTCCACATTCTGTGTCATCTAGTCGTGC from Homo sapiens chromosome 22, GRCh38.p14 Primary Assembly includes these protein-coding regions:
- the MTMR3 gene encoding phosphatidylinositol-3,5-bisphosphate 3-phosphatase MTMR3 isoform a (isoform a is encoded by transcript variant 1), encoding MDEETRHSLECIQANQIFPRKQLIREDENLQVPFLELHGESTEFVGRAEDAIIALSNYRLHIKFKESLVNVPLQLIESVECRDIFQLHLTCKDCKVIRCQFSTFEQCQEWLKRLNNAIRPPAKIEDLFSFAYHAWCMEVYASEKEQHGDLCRPGEHVTSRFKNEVERMGFDMNNAWRISNINEKYKLCGSYPQELIVPAWITDKELESVSSFRSWKRIPAVIYRHQSNGAVIARCGQPEVSWWGWRNADDEHLVQSVAKACASDSRSSGSKLSTRNTSRDFPNGGDLSDVEFDSSLSNASGAESLAIQPQKLLILDARSYAAAVANRAKGGGCECPEYYPNCEVVFMGMANIHSIRRSFQSLRLLCTQMPDPGNWLSALESTKWLHHLSVLLKSALLVVHAVDQDQRPVLVHCSDGWDRTPQIVALAKLLLDPYYRTIEGFQVLVEMEWLDFGHKFADRCGHGENSDDLNERCPVFLQWLDCVHQLQRQFPCSFEFNEAFLVKLVQHTYSCLFGTFLCNNAKERGEKHTQERTCSVWSLLRAGNKAFKNLLYSSQSEAVLYPVCHVRNLMLWSAVYLPCPSPTTPVDDSCAPYPAPGTSPDDPPLSRLPKTRSYDNLTTACDNTVPLASRRCSDPSLNEKWQEHRRSLELSSLAGPGEDPLSADSLGKPTRVPGGAELSVAAGVAEGQMENILQEATKEESGVEEPAHRAGIEIQEGKEDPLLEKESRRKTPEASAIGLHQDPELGDAALRSHLDMSWPLFSQGISEQQSGLSVLLSSLQVPPRGEDSLEVPVEQFRIEEIAEGREEAVLPIPVDAKVGYGTSQSCSLLPSQVPFETRGPNVDSSTDMLVEDKVKSVSGPQGHHRSCLVNSGKDRLPQTMEPSPSETSLVERPQVGSVVHRTSLGSTLSLTRSPCALPLAECKEGLVCNGAPETENRASEQPPGLSTLQMYPTPNGHCANGEAGRSKDSLSRQLSAMSCSSAHLHSRNLHHKWLHSHSGRPSATSSPDQPSRSHLDDDGMSVYTDTIQQRLRQIESGHQQEVETLKKQVQELKSRLESQYLTSSLHFNGDFGDEVMTRWLPDHLAAHCYACDSAFWLASRKHHCRDTDRVDQTWNCGNVFCSSCCNQKVPVPSQQLFEPSRVCKSCYSSLHPTSSSIDLELDKPIAATSN